Proteins found in one Amycolatopsis aidingensis genomic segment:
- a CDS encoding glycosyltransferase family 4 protein, with protein sequence MLRTLLVTNDFPPRPGGIQNYLNSLATRLPADRLVVYAPSWEGAAEFDARAPFEVVRHPTSLMLPTPDVLRRARQLLSARDCSAVWFGAAAPLALLGSALRDSGAEKVIACTHGHEVGWSMLPGARQALRRIGDTADVVTYVSDYTRTRFAAAFGPMAGLEHLPSGVDPAVFHPDPGAREEIRGRHGLGDRPTVVCVSRLVPRKGQDMLVRALPELRRRVPDTALLLVGGGPYRKQLTRMAAELGIAEHVLLTGSVPWEELPAHYAAGDVFAMPARTRGKGLDVEGLGIVYLEASATGLPVVAGRSGGAPETVLDEVTGHVVDGRELAQLTDTLAALLADPTRAARMGAAGREWVRKHWRWDVLADRLAGMLGTSPHPVA encoded by the coding sequence GTGCTACGGACGTTGCTGGTGACCAACGACTTCCCGCCCCGGCCGGGCGGGATCCAGAACTACCTGAACTCGTTGGCCACCAGGCTGCCCGCCGACCGGCTCGTGGTGTACGCCCCGTCCTGGGAGGGGGCCGCCGAGTTCGACGCGCGGGCACCGTTCGAGGTGGTGCGGCACCCGACCTCGCTGATGCTGCCCACCCCGGACGTGCTGCGCCGGGCGCGGCAGTTGCTCTCCGCCCGGGACTGCTCGGCCGTCTGGTTCGGCGCCGCCGCCCCGCTCGCCCTGCTCGGGTCGGCGCTGCGCGACAGCGGCGCGGAGAAGGTGATCGCCTGCACGCACGGGCACGAGGTCGGCTGGTCCATGCTGCCCGGCGCGCGGCAGGCGCTGCGCCGGATCGGGGACACCGCCGATGTGGTGACCTACGTGAGCGACTACACGCGTACCCGGTTCGCCGCCGCCTTCGGCCCGATGGCGGGCCTGGAGCACCTGCCGTCCGGGGTGGACCCGGCGGTGTTCCACCCGGACCCCGGCGCGCGCGAGGAGATCCGGGGCAGGCACGGCCTCGGTGACCGGCCGACCGTGGTCTGCGTGTCCCGGCTCGTGCCCCGCAAGGGGCAGGACATGCTGGTGCGCGCGCTGCCCGAGCTGCGCAGGCGGGTGCCGGACACGGCGTTGCTGCTGGTGGGCGGCGGCCCCTACCGCAAACAGCTCACCAGGATGGCGGCCGAGCTCGGCATCGCCGAGCACGTACTGCTGACCGGATCGGTGCCCTGGGAGGAGCTGCCCGCGCACTACGCCGCGGGCGATGTGTTCGCCATGCCGGCCCGTACCCGCGGTAAGGGCCTGGACGTGGAAGGACTCGGCATCGTGTACCTGGAGGCCTCGGCGACCGGCCTCCCGGTGGTGGCCGGTCGCTCCGGGGGCGCGCCGGAGACCGTGCTGGACGAGGTGACGGGGCACGTCGTGGACGGCAGGGAACTGGCACAGCTCACCGATACCCTCGCGGCCCTGCTGGCGGACCCGACCAGGGCGGCCCGGATGGGCGCCGCCGGCCGCGAGTGGGTGCGCAAGCACTGGCGCTGGGATGTGCTGGCCGACCGCCTGGCGGGCATGCTCGGTACCTCACCCCACCCCGTCGCCTGA
- a CDS encoding NYN domain-containing protein, with amino-acid sequence MQPSAYPDQPEDVSPDTSGGAARPEPVEAVGSSGDASSAEPVDWLSLPEPVRDRIAELAAAALGKLPTVDVPRQLRPVARFAPAKRAKLGGGPLLAALRESPRFRTAVLEWLREHRQDALDPNAEDSVAGAAAATLLGEASASTRVRLVAKNAEETTLRAERDAALARVQRLEAELEQVRGELEEARGAAERARGEREAELDKLRGRLREQGVVLRQAKDAAEEARAEARQVGGERDEEVAALTAQLERERQRVATERARADKAVAEADVARQSAREARQADEVRLALLVNTLDGAVAGLRQELSLSEDGKRPADTVRGASAGPGSGRVRDPAGLDRLLALPSVHLIVDGYNVTKTGYPELALADQRERLIHQLAALAARTGAEITVVFDGAGVVSVPATAQRGVRVLFSDPGVQADDVIRNLVGAEPGGRPVIVATSDRAVADSVHRTGAHPVPSPVLLTRLGRT; translated from the coding sequence ATGCAGCCGTCGGCGTACCCCGACCAGCCCGAGGATGTCTCGCCGGACACCTCGGGTGGTGCGGCGCGCCCGGAACCGGTCGAGGCGGTCGGGTCGTCCGGGGACGCGAGCTCCGCCGAGCCCGTCGACTGGCTGTCCCTTCCGGAGCCGGTCCGGGACCGGATCGCCGAGCTCGCCGCCGCCGCGCTGGGCAAGCTGCCGACCGTGGACGTGCCGCGCCAGCTGCGGCCGGTCGCCCGGTTCGCCCCGGCCAAACGCGCCAAGCTTGGCGGCGGCCCGCTGCTGGCCGCGCTGCGCGAGTCCCCCCGGTTCCGTACCGCCGTGCTGGAGTGGCTGCGCGAGCACCGGCAGGACGCGCTGGACCCGAACGCGGAGGACTCGGTGGCCGGTGCCGCCGCGGCGACCCTGCTCGGCGAGGCGAGCGCGTCCACCCGGGTGCGGCTGGTGGCCAAGAACGCCGAGGAGACCACCCTGCGCGCCGAGCGGGACGCCGCGCTCGCGCGGGTGCAGCGGCTGGAGGCCGAGCTCGAGCAGGTACGTGGTGAGCTCGAGGAGGCCCGTGGCGCCGCCGAGCGGGCACGGGGCGAGCGGGAGGCCGAGCTGGACAAGCTGCGCGGTCGGCTGCGTGAGCAGGGGGTCGTGCTGCGGCAGGCCAAGGACGCCGCCGAGGAGGCCCGGGCCGAGGCACGCCAGGTGGGTGGCGAGCGGGACGAGGAGGTCGCCGCGCTGACCGCGCAGCTGGAGCGGGAACGGCAGCGGGTTGCCACCGAGCGGGCGCGGGCGGACAAGGCCGTTGCCGAGGCCGATGTGGCGCGGCAGTCGGCACGGGAGGCGCGGCAGGCCGACGAGGTGCGGCTGGCGTTGCTGGTCAACACCCTGGACGGCGCGGTGGCCGGATTGCGCCAGGAGCTGTCCCTCAGCGAGGATGGCAAGCGGCCCGCGGACACGGTCCGCGGCGCGAGTGCCGGACCGGGCAGCGGGCGGGTGCGGGACCCGGCCGGGCTGGATCGCCTGCTCGCCCTGCCGAGCGTGCACCTGATCGTGGACGGCTACAACGTCACCAAGACCGGTTACCCCGAGCTGGCGCTTGCCGACCAGCGGGAGCGGCTGATCCACCAGCTTGCCGCGCTGGCCGCGCGCACCGGGGCCGAGATCACCGTGGTGTTCGACGGCGCGGGCGTGGTGTCCGTGCCCGCCACCGCGCAGCGCGGGGTGCGGGTGCTGTTCTCCGATCCCGGTGTGCAGGCCGATGACGTGATCCGAAACCTGGTCGGCGCCGAACCCGGTGGCCGCCCGGTGATCGTGGCCACCTCCGACCGTGCGGTCGCCGACTCGGTACACCGCACCGGAGCACACCCCGTCCCCTCCCCGGTCCTGCTCACCCGCCTCGGCCGCACCTGA
- a CDS encoding C40 family peptidase has product MQSHPVKRVVSGALAASAVIAAVSFVQAPATATPVPAPQNPPISQSDALEQYRELAAKAEKLNEDYLKAKDDLAARQAELDKANGDLTAAEQAKSAAAADEETYRTEVDKFAGASFTSGSQMNKLSALLTGDSTRDFLDRSAALDVLAADRNAALKNLSAAVQQAGAAERKAAEAQARAKKAKEEAEKLAADIKTRKEALDKKVQELKEQAGLLSASDRAAQQDTGGAAPNVKAPGPAAQTAVDAALSKRGSAYVWGAEGPSTFDCSGLTSWAYQQAGISIPRSSRAQSAFGTPVSRSQLQPGDLVFFYSPVSHVGIYLGNGKMVHAPTSGDVVKVSPLQDNYNSARRVA; this is encoded by the coding sequence GTGCAGTCGCATCCAGTGAAGCGAGTGGTGTCAGGAGCGCTGGCAGCCTCCGCCGTGATCGCGGCGGTGAGTTTCGTCCAGGCGCCGGCCACCGCAACCCCGGTCCCCGCTCCCCAGAATCCCCCGATCAGCCAGTCCGACGCCCTCGAGCAGTACCGTGAGCTCGCCGCGAAGGCGGAGAAGCTCAACGAGGACTACCTGAAGGCGAAGGACGACCTCGCGGCAAGGCAGGCCGAGCTGGACAAGGCCAATGGCGACCTGACGGCAGCCGAGCAGGCCAAGTCCGCGGCCGCGGCCGACGAAGAGACCTACCGCACCGAGGTGGACAAGTTCGCCGGCGCGTCCTTCACAAGCGGTTCCCAGATGAACAAGCTGTCCGCGCTGCTCACCGGCGACTCCACGCGTGACTTCCTGGACCGCTCCGCGGCGCTGGACGTGCTCGCGGCCGACCGCAACGCGGCGCTGAAGAACCTCTCCGCCGCGGTGCAGCAGGCCGGAGCCGCCGAGCGCAAGGCGGCCGAGGCGCAGGCCAGGGCGAAGAAGGCCAAGGAAGAGGCGGAGAAGCTGGCCGCCGACATCAAGACGCGCAAGGAGGCGCTCGACAAGAAGGTCCAGGAGCTCAAAGAGCAGGCGGGCCTGCTCAGTGCCTCCGACCGGGCGGCGCAGCAGGACACCGGCGGTGCCGCCCCCAACGTCAAGGCGCCCGGCCCGGCGGCGCAGACCGCGGTGGACGCCGCGCTCAGCAAGCGTGGCAGCGCCTATGTGTGGGGGGCCGAGGGCCCCTCGACCTTCGACTGCTCCGGCCTCACCTCCTGGGCCTACCAGCAGGCCGGGATCAGCATCCCCCGGTCGAGCCGGGCGCAGTCCGCCTTCGGCACCCCGGTGAGCAGGAGCCAGCTGCAGCCGGGCGACCTGGTGTTCTTCTACTCGCCGGTCTCGCACGTCGGCATCTACCTCGGCAACGGCAAGATGGTGCACGCCCCGACCTCGGGTGACGTCGTGAAGGTCTCGCCGCTGCAGGACAACTACAACTCAGCGCGCCGGGTCGCCTGA
- a CDS encoding adenosylmethionine--8-amino-7-oxononanoate transaminase: MAAHTPEELLALDSRHVWHPYGPMPGQVEPLLVTEASGVRLRLADGRELVDGMSSWWSAIHGYRHPVLDAAMAEQAGRMSHVMFGGLTHEPAISLATSLVEITPEPLRHVFLCDSGSVSVEVAIKMCLQYWRSMGRTDKRRLLTWRGGYHGDTFHPMSVCDPEGGMHSLWRGVLPEQVFLPAPPAGFATPPDQSYLDAMTEAIERHADELAAVIVEPIVQGAGGMRFHHPGYLRALREVTEANGVLLIFDEIATGFGRTGALFAAEHAGVAPDVLCLGKALTGGYLTMAATLCSGEVADGISRGELPVLAHGPTFMGNPLAAALANASIGLLREHDWAAEVRRIEGLLREGLAPARELPGVVDVRVLGAIGVIQLDHEVDLARATEAVTAQGVWLRPFRDMVYTMPPYVTGNTDVAAITSAMIAAARVG, translated from the coding sequence ATGGCTGCGCACACCCCGGAGGAACTGCTCGCGCTGGACAGCAGGCATGTCTGGCACCCCTACGGCCCGATGCCAGGCCAGGTCGAGCCACTGCTGGTGACCGAGGCCTCCGGAGTGCGGTTGCGCCTTGCCGACGGGCGGGAGCTGGTGGACGGGATGTCCTCCTGGTGGTCGGCGATCCACGGCTACCGGCACCCCGTGCTGGATGCCGCCATGGCCGAGCAGGCAGGGCGGATGAGCCACGTGATGTTCGGCGGGCTCACTCACGAGCCTGCGATCTCGCTGGCGACCTCGCTAGTGGAGATCACCCCGGAACCCCTGCGGCACGTGTTCCTGTGCGACTCCGGCTCGGTATCGGTCGAGGTCGCGATCAAGATGTGCCTGCAGTACTGGCGGTCGATGGGGCGCACGGACAAACGCAGGCTGCTGACCTGGCGCGGCGGCTACCACGGGGACACCTTCCACCCGATGAGCGTGTGCGATCCCGAGGGCGGGATGCACTCGCTGTGGCGCGGGGTGCTGCCGGAGCAGGTGTTCCTGCCCGCACCGCCCGCGGGTTTCGCCACGCCCCCTGACCAGTCCTATCTGGACGCGATGACCGAGGCGATCGAGCGGCACGCGGACGAGCTGGCCGCGGTGATCGTCGAGCCGATCGTGCAGGGTGCGGGCGGGATGCGCTTCCACCATCCCGGATACCTGCGTGCGCTGCGGGAGGTGACCGAGGCCAACGGCGTACTGCTGATCTTCGACGAGATCGCCACCGGCTTCGGCCGCACCGGTGCGCTGTTCGCCGCCGAGCACGCCGGGGTCGCCCCCGATGTGCTCTGCCTCGGCAAGGCACTCACCGGGGGCTACCTGACCATGGCCGCGACCCTGTGCTCGGGGGAGGTCGCCGATGGCATCTCCCGCGGCGAGCTCCCGGTGCTGGCGCACGGCCCCACCTTCATGGGCAACCCGCTGGCCGCGGCGCTGGCGAATGCGTCCATCGGGTTGCTGCGCGAGCACGACTGGGCGGCCGAGGTGCGCCGGATCGAAGGGCTGCTGCGCGAGGGCCTGGCCCCGGCAAGGGAGCTGCCCGGAGTGGTGGACGTGCGGGTGCTCGGTGCGATCGGGGTGATCCAGCTCGACCACGAGGTGGACCTGGCGCGGGCCACCGAGGCGGTGACCGCACAGGGCGTGTGGTTGCGGCCGTTCCGGGACATGGTTTACACAATGCCGCCTTATGTCACCGGTAACACCGATGTTGCGGCTATCACCTCCGCGATGATTGCGGCTGCCCGGGTGGGCTAA
- a CDS encoding nucleoside/nucleotide kinase family protein, giving the protein MRYRPITFDRLADELTERVLARDGGGWTRIVFDGAEGATDPATLADGLVDRLRVHGRPALRVSAHDFLRPASVRLERGRRDPDARYEDWLDTGALRREVLDPLGPGGNGMVLPALWDPVADRALRLPRTHLPPGGVLLLDGELLLGRGLPVELAVHLWLSPTALRRRIPERSAWALPAYTRYEQEVAPAEIADVVLRVDRPSHPAILMSGDGVG; this is encoded by the coding sequence ATGCGGTACCGCCCGATCACCTTCGACCGGCTCGCCGACGAGCTCACCGAGCGAGTCCTGGCACGGGACGGTGGCGGCTGGACCAGGATCGTCTTCGACGGGGCCGAGGGCGCCACCGATCCGGCCACGCTGGCGGACGGCCTGGTCGACAGGCTGCGGGTGCACGGAAGGCCCGCGCTGCGGGTGTCCGCGCACGACTTCCTGCGGCCGGCCTCGGTGCGGCTGGAACGCGGTCGGCGGGATCCGGATGCCCGCTACGAGGACTGGCTGGACACCGGCGCGCTGCGCCGCGAGGTGCTCGATCCGCTCGGGCCCGGCGGGAACGGCATGGTGCTGCCCGCGCTGTGGGATCCGGTAGCCGACCGGGCGCTGCGCCTGCCGCGCACCCACCTGCCGCCGGGCGGTGTGCTGCTGCTGGACGGGGAACTGCTGCTCGGCCGCGGCCTTCCGGTCGAGCTGGCGGTGCACCTGTGGCTCTCCCCCACCGCGCTGCGGCGGCGGATTCCCGAGCGGTCGGCATGGGCACTGCCGGCCTACACCCGCTACGAGCAGGAGGTGGCGCCCGCCGAGATCGCGGACGTCGTGCTGCGCGTCGACCGCCCGAGCCACCCCGCCATCCTCATGTCAGGCGACGGGGTGGGGTGA
- a CDS encoding C40 family peptidase, with protein MQSHPVKRVVSGALAATAVIAAVSFVHAPATAEPTPVPQTPPSDTSEALAEYRKLAEKAAKLNEDYLNAKEDLKAKKAELEKANADLAAAEQAGTQAASAEESYRTEVDKFAGASFTSGAGMNKLSALLTGESTQDFLQRAAALEVLASDRNEALRKLSGVVDKAGRARQQAAQAQARAQAAKEEAAKLANDLRTRKDELDAKVEELKEAAGLLSAADRAVQRDTGGPIPNVKAPGPAAQTAVDAALGKIGSAYRLGAEGPSTFDCSGLTSWAYGQAGIGIPRTARTQQTFGTPIARSQLQPGDLVFYGSPAYHVGMYIGGGKMVHSPQPGDVVKIAPLQSNYAGARRVA; from the coding sequence GTGCAGTCGCATCCAGTCAAGCGCGTGGTGTCCGGGGCGCTCGCGGCGACCGCCGTCATCGCGGCCGTGAGCTTCGTCCACGCACCGGCCACCGCAGAACCGACCCCCGTTCCCCAGACCCCGCCGAGTGACACCTCCGAGGCACTCGCCGAGTACCGGAAGCTGGCCGAGAAGGCGGCGAAACTCAACGAGGACTACCTCAACGCGAAGGAAGACCTCAAGGCCAAGAAGGCCGAACTGGAGAAGGCCAACGCCGACCTCGCTGCCGCCGAGCAGGCTGGCACCCAGGCCGCCTCGGCCGAGGAGAGCTACCGCACCGAAGTGGACAAGTTCGCCGGTGCCTCCTTCACCAGCGGCGCCGGGATGAACAAGCTGTCCGCGTTGCTGACCGGTGAGTCCACACAGGACTTCCTGCAGCGGGCGGCGGCGCTGGAGGTGCTTGCTTCCGACCGCAACGAGGCGCTGCGGAAGCTCTCCGGTGTCGTCGACAAGGCCGGCAGGGCCCGGCAGCAGGCGGCACAGGCGCAGGCACGCGCGCAGGCGGCCAAGGAGGAGGCCGCCAAGCTGGCGAACGACCTGCGCACTCGCAAGGACGAGCTGGACGCGAAGGTCGAGGAGCTGAAGGAGGCCGCGGGCCTGCTCAGCGCCGCCGACCGGGCCGTCCAGCGGGACACCGGCGGGCCGATCCCCAACGTCAAGGCGCCCGGCCCGGCGGCGCAGACCGCGGTGGACGCCGCGCTCGGCAAGATCGGCAGCGCCTACCGGCTCGGCGCCGAGGGGCCGTCCACCTTCGACTGCTCCGGGCTGACCTCCTGGGCCTACGGGCAGGCCGGGATCGGCATCCCGCGGACGGCGCGCACCCAGCAGACCTTCGGAACCCCGATTGCCCGCAGCCAGCTCCAGCCGGGTGACCTGGTGTTCTACGGCAGCCCCGCGTACCACGTCGGGATGTACATCGGGGGCGGCAAGATGGTGCACTCCCCGCAGCCGGGGGATGTCGTGAAGATCGCTCCGTTGCAGAGCAACTACGCCGGGGCACGCCGGGTCGCATGA
- a CDS encoding bifunctional SulP family inorganic anion transporter/carbonic anhydrase yields the protein MAFAILRYDVPASLVVFLVAIPLSLGIALASGAPIVAGLIAAIVGGILAGAVGGSPMQVSGPAAGLTVIMAGIIDQFGWAATCAITVAAGALQILLGLSRIARAALAIAPAIVHGMLAGIGVTIVLGQLHIVLGGSPQSSAIDNILELPGQIIGHHDTAALIGLLTIGILLVWGKLPAAVRKVPGPLAAIAVVTVLATTTGMTLDRVSLPDDLLSVALVPRLPEGGWLEIGLAVLTVALVASVESLLCAVAVDKLHTGPRSNLNRELVGQGVANMTSGAVGGLPVTGVIVRSSANVSAGARTRASAILHGVWVLVFVLLLAGLIENIPLAALAGLLVHVGAKLVNWQQIRTVAEHGDLPLYLVTLFGVVFVDLLSGVLIGVALSVFMMLRRTIWSGIHVEQDGGQYRVVIEGALTFLSVPRLSKVLGTVPQGSAVTLELVVDYLDHAAFDSLASWQQAHERAGGTVVVDEVGHPWFERGKSGSPTVRREAAGKVMPRWLAPWSEWQANHAVPQVPGQRIGPTATFRGTSEFQRRTAPLMQPTLSRLADGQQPHTLFITCVDARIVPNVITTSGPGDLFTVRNVGNLVPSSGGAADDSSVGAAVEYAVGVLKVREVVVCGHSSCGAMNALLAESPEGMPHFGNWLRYAEPSRLRMQAASSVTLAGREPVAEAERLALHNVLQQLEHLRRHPVVAAAEARGDLHLTGMYFDVGAAQVYLFEPGAGGFVAAGTHAEMP from the coding sequence ATGGCTTTTGCCATCCTGCGCTACGACGTACCCGCATCGCTGGTCGTCTTCCTGGTCGCGATTCCGCTGTCCCTCGGGATCGCACTGGCCTCTGGGGCCCCGATCGTCGCGGGGCTGATCGCCGCGATCGTGGGTGGCATCCTCGCCGGTGCGGTCGGCGGGTCCCCAATGCAGGTCAGCGGGCCTGCCGCCGGGCTCACCGTGATCATGGCGGGCATCATCGACCAGTTCGGCTGGGCGGCGACCTGTGCCATCACGGTGGCCGCGGGGGCGTTGCAGATCCTGCTGGGGCTGAGCCGGATCGCCCGTGCCGCACTGGCCATCGCCCCGGCGATCGTGCACGGCATGCTGGCCGGCATCGGCGTGACCATCGTGCTGGGCCAGCTGCACATCGTGCTCGGTGGCTCGCCGCAGAGCTCCGCGATCGACAACATCCTCGAACTGCCGGGGCAGATCATCGGTCACCACGACACGGCGGCGCTGATCGGGCTGCTGACCATCGGCATCCTGCTGGTCTGGGGCAAGCTGCCGGCCGCGGTGCGCAAGGTGCCCGGTCCGCTTGCGGCGATCGCCGTGGTCACCGTGCTGGCCACCACCACGGGGATGACCCTGGACCGGGTGTCCCTTCCGGACGACCTGCTGTCCGTCGCCCTGGTCCCGCGGCTGCCGGAAGGGGGCTGGCTGGAGATCGGGCTGGCCGTGCTCACCGTGGCGCTGGTGGCCAGCGTGGAAAGCCTGCTGTGCGCGGTGGCCGTGGACAAGCTGCACACCGGTCCGCGCAGCAACCTCAACCGTGAGCTCGTCGGCCAGGGAGTGGCGAACATGACCTCAGGGGCCGTGGGCGGGCTACCGGTCACCGGTGTCATCGTGCGCAGCTCGGCCAACGTGAGCGCGGGCGCGCGCACCAGGGCCTCGGCGATCCTGCACGGGGTGTGGGTGCTGGTGTTCGTGCTCCTGCTCGCCGGGCTGATCGAGAACATCCCGCTGGCGGCGCTGGCCGGGCTGCTCGTGCACGTCGGCGCCAAGCTGGTCAACTGGCAGCAGATCCGGACCGTGGCCGAGCACGGCGACCTGCCGCTGTACCTGGTGACGCTGTTCGGTGTGGTGTTCGTGGACCTGCTTTCCGGGGTGCTGATCGGGGTCGCGTTGTCGGTGTTCATGATGCTGCGCCGCACGATCTGGTCCGGCATCCACGTGGAGCAGGACGGTGGCCAGTACCGGGTGGTGATCGAGGGGGCGCTGACCTTCCTTTCCGTGCCGCGGCTGTCCAAGGTGCTCGGTACCGTCCCGCAGGGCAGCGCGGTGACCCTGGAACTGGTCGTCGACTACCTGGACCACGCGGCCTTCGACAGCCTGGCCAGCTGGCAGCAGGCACACGAGCGGGCAGGCGGCACCGTGGTGGTGGACGAGGTCGGCCACCCGTGGTTCGAGCGTGGCAAGTCCGGCTCGCCGACCGTGCGCAGGGAGGCGGCGGGCAAGGTGATGCCCCGCTGGCTCGCGCCCTGGTCGGAGTGGCAGGCCAACCACGCCGTGCCGCAGGTACCCGGTCAGCGGATCGGCCCCACCGCGACCTTCCGCGGGACCTCGGAGTTCCAGCGGCGGACCGCCCCGCTGATGCAGCCGACGCTGAGCAGGCTCGCCGACGGACAGCAGCCGCACACCCTGTTCATCACCTGCGTGGATGCCCGGATCGTGCCGAACGTGATCACCACCAGCGGCCCAGGCGACCTGTTCACCGTGCGCAACGTGGGCAACCTGGTGCCCTCCTCCGGCGGCGCGGCGGACGACTCCTCGGTTGGCGCCGCGGTGGAGTACGCGGTCGGCGTGCTCAAGGTGCGGGAGGTGGTGGTCTGCGGGCACTCCAGCTGCGGTGCGATGAACGCGCTGCTGGCAGAGTCCCCGGAGGGGATGCCGCACTTCGGCAACTGGCTGCGGTACGCCGAGCCCAGCAGGCTGCGGATGCAGGCGGCGTCCTCGGTCACCCTGGCCGGCCGGGAGCCGGTCGCCGAGGCCGAGCGGCTCGCCCTGCACAACGTGCTGCAACAGCTGGAGC
- a CDS encoding M15 family metallopeptidase, which translates to MTDRPTGDSVLGFARPALGRTEPRPAPERAAGELTWRCGGVELPPRQGGGAPRAAGPWGGFPNGLIPGTALCPIGIGAHVLRCDAAQAFRAMSKAFAGAFGRPLCVTDSYRTFTAQVDLYRRKPSLAAVPGTSNHGWGLATDLCGGAQSFGTPEHRWLATNAPAFGWVHPPWARAGGGREEPWHWEFAGRQAP; encoded by the coding sequence GTGACCGACCGGCCCACAGGGGACAGCGTGCTCGGCTTCGCCCGCCCCGCCCTCGGCCGGACCGAGCCGCGGCCCGCCCCTGAGCGGGCCGCGGGGGAGCTGACCTGGCGCTGTGGCGGGGTGGAGCTGCCGCCCCGGCAGGGCGGCGGTGCCCCCCGGGCCGCGGGCCCGTGGGGCGGGTTCCCGAACGGCCTGATCCCCGGCACGGCCCTGTGCCCGATCGGCATCGGAGCCCATGTACTGCGCTGCGACGCGGCCCAGGCCTTCCGGGCGATGTCCAAGGCCTTCGCGGGCGCGTTCGGGCGCCCGCTGTGCGTCACCGACTCCTACCGCACCTTCACCGCACAGGTGGACCTGTACCGGCGCAAGCCGTCACTGGCAGCCGTGCCGGGAACCAGCAACCACGGCTGGGGCCTCGCCACCGACCTGTGCGGCGGGGCGCAGTCCTTCGGCACGCCGGAGCACCGCTGGCTCGCCACCAACGCCCCGGCATTCGGCTGGGTGCACCCGCCGTGGGCGCGCGCAGGCGGCGGCCGGGAGGAGCCATGGCACTGGGAGTTCGCGGGCCGCCAAGCGCCCTGA
- a CDS encoding C40 family peptidase, whose protein sequence is MRAVSAVLGAALVTSMLVVPGAGAQPPPADPGDIRVEAGVAPGAGVPDPRPGAAFADPEVAKLQRAASEVQRELGGLAGQVRQAQQGVNAATARLQRARAERAAADAAVAAQRREVDRFARSVFTALGRPDELRVVLSAENPQDLLDGTAMINHLRTEQDRRLGAALERQRTAIAAEAEAAGAERAASARKTELEQHTADARNRSDAISAELRAPIDAANAAVIAQQRAQQRRNTETAANWKAYLDRLEAAGITPPPATALRDPARLPAGLDPVPGADGRPQAGLARKSVRGERVLVLPKETIVAVTAAVDALGKPYVPHEGGSGPQAYSCDGLVHSVFTGAGLELPGSARAQFATVRPVPSADAQPGDLVFLGPAKYGVQSGRGTRPADHAGRRCPAVQCGGDRPAHRGQRARLRPPRPRPDRAAARP, encoded by the coding sequence ATGCGGGCCGTCTCCGCTGTGCTGGGGGCCGCGCTGGTGACGTCGATGCTGGTGGTGCCGGGCGCGGGCGCGCAACCGCCACCGGCCGATCCGGGGGATATCCGGGTCGAGGCCGGGGTGGCCCCTGGCGCCGGGGTACCGGATCCCCGCCCCGGCGCGGCCTTCGCCGATCCCGAGGTCGCCAAGCTGCAGCGGGCCGCGTCCGAGGTGCAGCGCGAGCTCGGCGGCCTGGCTGGCCAGGTCCGGCAGGCGCAGCAGGGGGTGAACGCGGCCACCGCCCGGCTGCAGCGGGCGCGGGCCGAACGTGCGGCGGCGGACGCGGCCGTCGCGGCGCAGCGGCGCGAGGTCGACCGGTTCGCCCGCTCGGTGTTCACCGCCCTTGGCAGGCCGGACGAGCTGCGGGTGGTGCTGTCCGCGGAGAACCCGCAGGACCTGCTGGACGGCACGGCGATGATCAACCACCTGCGCACCGAGCAGGACCGCAGGCTCGGCGCGGCACTGGAGCGGCAGCGCACCGCGATCGCGGCCGAAGCCGAGGCGGCCGGTGCCGAACGGGCGGCCTCGGCCCGCAAGACGGAACTGGAGCAGCACACCGCCGACGCGCGCAACCGTTCCGATGCGATCTCCGCCGAACTGCGGGCGCCGATCGACGCCGCCAACGCCGCGGTCATCGCCCAGCAGCGGGCGCAGCAGCGGCGCAACACCGAGACCGCGGCGAACTGGAAGGCCTACCTCGACCGGCTGGAGGCGGCCGGGATCACGCCGCCACCGGCGACGGCCCTGCGCGACCCCGCGCGGCTGCCGGCCGGTCTCGACCCGGTGCCAGGTGCGGACGGCCGGCCGCAGGCCGGGCTGGCCCGCAAGAGCGTGCGGGGCGAGCGGGTACTGGTGCTGCCGAAGGAGACCATCGTCGCGGTCACGGCCGCGGTGGACGCCCTCGGCAAGCCGTACGTGCCGCACGAGGGCGGAAGCGGTCCGCAGGCGTACTCCTGCGACGGCCTGGTGCACTCGGTGTTCACCGGCGCCGGGCTGGAACTGCCCGGTTCCGCGCGAGCGCAGTTCGCCACGGTGCGTCCGGTTCCCTCCGCCGACGCGCAGCCGGGCGACCTGGTGTTCCTCGGGCCCGCGAAGTACGGGGTGCAGTCTGGGCGTGGTACTCGACCAGCGGACCATGCTGGCCGCCGATGCCCGGCTGTCCAGTGTGGTGGTGACCGACCGGCCCACAGGGGACAGCGTGCTCGGCTTCGCCCGCCCCGCCCTCGGCCGGACCGAGCCGCGGCCCGCCCCTGA